Within the Hermetia illucens chromosome 6, iHerIll2.2.curated.20191125, whole genome shotgun sequence genome, the region TAAAAGCGGTTCTAGCGACAGTAAAACAACACACGCCATGCATTTCTTTCTGAAACTTCaaagaaaaccgaagttatgaaGCCACCGAAAGAGCCGAGGACAGAATGGATCTCAAAATGACGAACTCTGCAACGAAaatggaacaacgatttgcggattttctcatggaacatgcgctttctgtacagaccaaatgctgctcagcagctagcctatACCCCGTCCCAACATAAGGCTGATATAAAGTCGTTGCAAGAGATCTGCTGAACAAGGATCGGTTTCTAGGAGAACAACCACTACACAATATATTACAGCGGCTATCCAGTAAagcatgtgctcgaagtaggctTAATAATTAGCAAAAAGCAGTACCACATggaatggtttttggaagtacctggtttgcgcggaaagcaatcCACTGAAATCATCCACAACAAAGTTCTTCGTAAcgcctataagagagaaatggatatcACAATAAAACGCAGCTAGCAGATGTCCaggagacgaagcatcaacaaatgatcttcacaaccacctgaagaacgttatcattgatacggccacaaacatatttcgtCCCAGCccgaagaaaagtcggaacggctggttcgacaatgaataTAACCGAACGGAAAAATGTTGCTAATCGAGCAATGttacactctcaaagaacgggtgctcagaggtggcggtgaggaagacggagtaatcctgtcggccaaaccaaaaccaagtggccgaggagaacctccatagtggtggcaccgggagacgctgtactcactttagcttgccggccgtgatgcagtaggcgaatggtcCAAAGGCCAAAGGATACTTACCACAGGAACACCATCTAGTGGAGAAGCGACCTCATaagtggaaaaaggaagcctggcagattCAGCAGGTGCAAACGCACctggcgcggaaattttaccaacaagtcagtagcatgaagccttatacacctcagcagaatgatgcataccgagtaatgttgcattagtTAACGTAAATGATAACCTTCGTTATACGTaacgttatttttattattcgttGCAGAGGGCCAGACTATACAGACTGGAGGTACTCAATCAACTGACTTGTTTCTTATAATCTAATCCCTTAAATAGGATTGTCTATGTCTAATGAGTAGATAGGGAAAAATATATAACACATTTCCCTATGACCCATGATCCTAATTATTTTATAATTACTATGGAAAATACACAACCGTCTTGGAAGAAGGGTCATTTGTGATCATCCTTTAATCACACGCCCCTTTAATCACACGCCCCTCTTAAACAGAGACGTCCCGGATCTGcatcaaattattttcaatctgtttcaaaatgaattgAACCCTTGGTGCCATATTGGATTCGTCGACTTGTTCGTTGTTGACCATTTGTTGCCTACGGTGTTTGTAGTAGAAAGTCGCAGTGATGACAAAGATGCCTAATAAAATAGCGCCGCTGAACAAATAGGATGCTTGTTGCAAATTGACATGTTCGGTCTTCTGGCttattttctccaaattttgtATGTGGACCTGTTGAAGATATGCAAGGGAAACGAGTGTAGAATGTTCAGATACCTTTAATTTAAAGATGCTGGCCGTTAATGGTTCAAtccatgatttttttattgatgtCGGGTACAAGGTTCCGTTAATAAAGACGTCGTTGGAGTGAATCACGAGACAGGTTCCGTTTACGTTTACGTCTTGACCATTTTCGTTGACTATTGTTTCCCCGTCCTTAATAAGCAGGGTGTTTTCGTCGATCTGCATCACTGGCGGTATGTGATGTGCAGTTGATGTTCCGCATGTCGCCGTGTCGTTGTTAAAAATTTGACGCAAACAGTGATCGCGTAcatcctcttggcaaaatggtaTTCCTGTCGATTCTTTGCATAAATGCAACGGTTTATTGCCCGATTTACACATACCGATGTGactattatttaaatttaacatAATATTTTCATGGACCACAGGAAAAATTCTAACTAGTGGGCAAATTTCCTTAATTTTAGGTATTTTAACAAGAAATTTTAATAAACTACGATCAGAATAAACTGTTACACTTGAGGCTAACAATATCTCATTAATACTTATACTAGATATTTCATTATTTAGTTGTTTACAATGTTAAGTTTGGCAAAAATGGCCGAGTAGACGACATTATCTAACATGCTGATAGCTCCTTGATTTCTTACGGATATGAGTTGAAATAGATTGGGCCCAATAGAGTCATTGCTTTGAGAATAATAATTGCGATGTAACACATTAATTTGTGTTGTAAGTTCGTTTATTTTCTTCATGAATTCGCTATTAATTTCGATCTGTTGGTTTTCGGCTGCGATCAACCTTGATTGTCGTTCGTTTATTAACACGAAATCGCTATGGTCAGGAGTTCCTGCGACAAATTTTAAAGCGGAACCTATAAAGTTTATTGATCTTTTTATTCTATGGAAGCGTAAAGAGTTAAGCAACTTGTTCATTTCATTGAAATCCGCTTCAAGAGATGCCTTCTCCTCCTGGTTATGGAATAATTTCTCAAGATTGTTGATATCGGCTGCTATTATTTCGAATTCGGTCAAGTTGATAGTGTGCATTAGGTAAGTATAGTCATCGTGAATGGCTACATTACCCTTTTGGAACGGAATATACATGGCGTGTGTGTAATCGAGGAGTCTTGCGCTAGTCCTCGTAAGAAATATTATCGTATATTGTCTTTGTGAATCTGTTTTCCATCTACAAGGACGGTGGTTCCTAAATCCTcctgtacaatttttttaatatatctACTTGATAGTTTAGTACCCCTACGTCTATGTTTCTTAACAAATATCTCCTATCCGGGTAAAAATGTACGGACTATCCGTTTAGTGTTTTTTAATCTGTTTTGTTTTTCCTGGCTTTGTTATGGATTGAGTTATTATATTTAATAGTTGCAGTGAGTATTATTTCCTCAGGATCATGATTGTtaccttcgatgttcagagttCTTGAAATTTCACTAAGCGTTGAGTGAAATCTCTCAACCTGCCCGTTACTTTCGCTATGCATAGCTGATACTGTATGATGAGACATACAAAATTGGTTTTGAATAAGAGCTCTAATAGTTTTTGAGCAAAATGATGGTTCATTATCAGTGACCAATATTCTCGGGTTTTTGAAAAATCCAATAGTTTTAAGTATACTATTTTTTACGTCTGCTATACAACGGGAGGGTATTGGTTCTACAATGGCAAATTTGGAGAATTTGTCAATGCATGTTAAGAAATGAATATTATTTGTACtatatatatccatatgcaGGATTTCTCCTGGGTAACTAGGTATTGGGGTAGAATTCTGAATTTGTTTCTTTGGATGTCGAACATATTTCGCTTGTGTGCAGATTCTGCAATTTTCGACAAAGGCCTTAGTCTTTTGCCTTAGTtccggaaaaaaataattgtcaAGAATTTGTTGGTAGTTCTCAGCTGCTGAGCGATGGGCTCTTTCGTGTTCTTTAGCAATAGTTTCGAGCTGATCGTCTCTATTGGGAAGATCTAttacaaacttggtagtatgcTTGAAACGTACTGCCGGGAAAAGCATAATCAGTTCGCTTTGAATTTTTCCCAGTACCTCCTGTGGACAAAAAATTCCGTTCAGTacattataatttataatttttttcagtacCAAATGTAATGAATGAATATCTTTAAATCGAATATTATGTCGATGATAACCCGGAAATGGTGTTGCGGAATCCTTCTCGGTTGACTTTGCAAACGATAGAAAAATCTGATTCTTGAAGCCATTTATTGGTTGGGATGCCGTTCGAATATGCTGTGTTAATGATACTTGACTATTCGTACATGCTTCATGCGTAATTTCACTCTCACCTAGGTGCTGGATGTGTTGGCGCGACAGCGCGTCGGCTACTACATTACTACTGCCCGGTTTATAGTGGAATTTTGGAGCAAATTCTTGAATAAAGCTTCTCCAACGCTTGAGTTTCGTGTTGGGGTTACGATCAGATATAGAGAATATAAGCGGTTGATGGTCCGTGAATATACTCAGATTGGTAACCCCATACAAATAGTTTCGCGAGTTTGGAGGGCCCATACTATGGCCAGCATTTCTCGCTCATTTGTCGCATAGTTTTCTTCTGTAGGCGTAAGGGTACGCGATAAGAAAGTGATGGGCTTCCCATTTTGCGATAGTACAGCTCCTATAGCAACAGAAGATGCGTCTGTAGTGAGCTCAAAAGGTttagaaaaatctggaaaaagaagAGTCACATCTTCAGATGCCAGGATCTTTCTCAGCCTATTAAAAGCGTCCTTGGCGGCTACGGATAAAGTTATTTCCTTGTTCTTAGATTGATTTGTTCCAATATTACCATTTTCGCCACGTAATAATTGCGTTAGTGGTTTTGCGATTGCTGCATAATTCTTTATGAAGCGTCTATAATATCCAGATAAGCCTAAAAATGCCCTCAAGGAACGAAGGGTCGTTGGCTCTTTATATTCTAAAATCGTCCGGACTTTGTCTTCAGATGTCTTCAAACCTTTTTCAGACACAGTGAATCCAAGAAATTCTGTACTTGTTTTGAAAACAGTCGACTTTTCCAGTGCTATTCTCATGTTCGCGTtaagtaatttt harbors:
- the LOC119660042 gene encoding uncharacterized protein LOC119660042: MSLTVEAINDLVVRITTEIVSRMQTEMQSQINHVASQLSTTVEATNSTLNSRISDLSTRVETAFPSVSIEKYEDIEINDGIQCDISLEVVKSVPEFSGIMEKYPSWWQSAKAAIKPFERFSNSNRHYQAVAIIRNKITGAADTVLSSFSTPLNFEAILSRLDHTYSDKRSLRLLEQQLSTLRQARMSIDQYYDTVEKQLTLITNKAIMQYSGDVDSLKLHNNKYRGDALRVFISGLNRPLSNVLFSSRPVDLPTALALAHELQMNQERSAFANAFAERKTHNTIPEVDPSTSRFRNSAKFQNMGNRNSSFRQEAIPALSYANNIPHGNQRLQYTQQNINQRRNRYNNNTQRLNYTNVQNAERMCNRNQANFQERDVYQTENESDHYSYTGDQLNLLSISSRLPFIEKTAGNGQKLKILIDTGAAKNYIKDFPFLKTVEAVKKPFYVSSINGSTYVSKKCTIRILGKETTFFILSNLNDFDGIIGYDFLKEIGASVETSSNEIKYKGGVEPLRFMECAQVNRLEDTYKNIPEEVCSDFKAVVNRNSEVFADPNEALPYNTSVVATIRTTTNEPVYSRSYPYQMSAKDFVDKEVQSILHSGIIRKSRSPYNNPIWVVDKKGMDESDREKTAFSVNNGKYEFCRLSFGLKNAPAIFQRAIDDILRDDIGIRCHVYIDDVIIFSKEAKNHTKDIEIIFKKLLNANMRIALEKSTVFKTSTEFLGFTVSEKGLKTSEDKVRTILEYKEPTTLRSLRAFLGLSGYYRRFIKNYAAIAKPLTQLLRGENGNIGTNQSKNKEITLSVAAKDAFNRLRKILASEDVTLLFPDFSKPFELTTDASSVAIGAVLSQNGKPITFLSRTLTPTEENYATNEREMLAIRWRSFIQEFAPKFHYKPGSSNVVADALSRQHIQHLGESEITHEACTNSQVSLTQHIRTASQPINGFKNQIFLSFAKSTEKDSATPFPGYHRHNIRFKDIHSLHLEVLGKIQSELIMLFPAVRFKHTTKFVIDLPNRDDQLETIAKEHERAHRSAAENYQQILDNYFFPELRQKTKAFVENCRICTQAKYVRHPKKQIQNSTPIPSYPGEILHMDIYSTNNIHFLTCIDKFSKFAIVEPIPSRCIADVKNSILKTIGFFKNPRILVTDNEPSFCSKTIRALIQNQFCMSHHTVSAMHSESNGQVERFHSTLSEISRTLNIEGGFRNHRPCRWKTDSQRQYTIIFLTRTSARLLDYTHAMYIPFQKGNVAIHDDYTYLMHTINLTEFEIIAADINNLEKLFHNQEEKASLEADFNEMNKLLNSLRFHRIKRSINFIGSALKFVAGTPDHSDFVLINERQSRLIAAENQQIEINSEFMKKINELTTQINVLHRNYYSQSNDSIGPNLFQLISVRNQGAISIISINEILLASSVTVYSDRSLLKFLVKIPKIKEICPLVRIFPVVHENIMLNLNNSHIGMCKSGNKPLHLCKESTGIPFCQEDVRDHCLRQIFNNDTATCGTSTAHHIPPVMQIDENTLLIKDGETIVNENGQDVNVNGTCLVIHSNDVFINGTLYPTSIKKSWIEPLTASIFKLKVHIQNLEKISQKTEHVNLQQASYLFSGAILLGIFVITATFYYKHRRQQMVNNEQVDESNMAPRVQFILKQIENNLMQIRDVSV